In the genome of Porphyrobacter sp. ULC335, one region contains:
- a CDS encoding tryptophan halogenase family protein, producing MKIVIIGGGTAGWSAAAAIARLLPGIADVRVIESADIGIVGVGEATLPHVRQFVQQLGIDEAAFMRATHATFKLGIDFRDFGRIGDSYIHPFGTFGRELAQVPFHHFWLESRKTGSPPDIGRFSLAVQAARAGRFQIPRDDDLSLASSYGYAYQFDASLFGPFMRDFAQAHGAQRTEGRVVEVRQDPETGDIASVTLESGESFAADLFIDCSGFRSLLLGETLEEAWEDWSHWLPCDRAIAMPTASPPGEIEPFTRATALEAGWAWRIPLQHRVGNGYVYSSAFLDDETAAESLRRTVQGPALADPRLLRFRAGRRRQSWVRNVVAIGLASGFLEPLESTSIYLSHMAIMRLIELFPVGGINPADRAEFNRMVDKEYDRIRDFLILHYHATTRSDSPFWDHVRTMTVPDSLSGKMEMWKRTGRIEKYGEGLFFEPSWIAVYLGQNIVPEGWDTRAALPEPDGLVRALDGLQQEIGALVQAMPGHRAFLQAEAQRLADAA from the coding sequence ATGAAAATCGTCATTATTGGCGGAGGAACGGCGGGCTGGTCCGCCGCCGCGGCCATCGCTCGGCTGCTCCCCGGAATAGCAGATGTTCGCGTGATCGAATCTGCGGATATCGGCATCGTCGGAGTGGGCGAGGCGACCCTTCCCCATGTCCGGCAGTTCGTGCAGCAGCTCGGGATAGACGAGGCCGCATTCATGCGCGCCACCCATGCGACGTTCAAACTTGGCATCGATTTCCGGGACTTCGGCCGCATCGGGGACAGCTACATCCACCCGTTCGGCACCTTCGGGCGCGAGCTGGCGCAGGTGCCTTTCCATCACTTCTGGCTGGAATCGCGGAAGACCGGCTCGCCGCCGGATATCGGCCGCTTCTCGCTCGCCGTGCAGGCCGCGCGGGCGGGCCGGTTCCAGATCCCGCGGGACGACGATCTCTCGCTGGCCTCGAGCTATGGCTATGCCTACCAGTTCGACGCGAGCCTGTTCGGTCCGTTCATGCGGGACTTCGCACAGGCACACGGTGCGCAGAGGACGGAGGGGCGGGTCGTGGAGGTCCGTCAGGACCCGGAAACGGGCGACATCGCCAGCGTCACCCTCGAAAGCGGCGAAAGCTTCGCGGCCGATCTGTTCATCGATTGCTCGGGCTTTCGCAGCCTGCTGCTGGGCGAAACGCTGGAAGAGGCGTGGGAGGATTGGTCCCACTGGCTGCCGTGTGACCGCGCCATTGCCATGCCGACCGCTTCGCCGCCGGGCGAGATCGAGCCGTTCACCCGCGCCACCGCGCTGGAGGCGGGATGGGCGTGGCGCATCCCGCTGCAGCACCGGGTCGGCAATGGTTATGTCTATTCGAGCGCGTTTCTCGATGACGAGACGGCGGCAGAGAGCCTGCGACGGACTGTGCAAGGCCCGGCGCTTGCCGATCCGCGGCTGCTGCGTTTCCGGGCCGGGCGGCGGCGGCAATCATGGGTGCGCAATGTGGTGGCCATCGGGCTTGCCAGCGGGTTCCTCGAACCGTTGGAATCAACCAGCATCTACCTCTCGCACATGGCAATCATGCGCCTGATCGAGCTGTTCCCGGTCGGCGGCATCAATCCCGCCGACCGGGCCGAGTTCAACCGGATGGTGGACAAGGAGTATGACCGGATCCGCGATTTCCTGATCCTGCATTATCACGCCACGACGCGCAGCGATTCGCCCTTCTGGGACCACGTCCGGACCATGACCGTACCCGACAGTCTGTCGGGCAAAATGGAGATGTGGAAGCGCACCGGCCGGATCGAGAAATACGGCGAAGGGCTGTTTTTCGAACCGAGCTGGATCGCTGTCTATCTGGGGCAGAACATTGTGCCCGAAGGCTGGGATACACGCGCCGCCTTGCCCGAACCCGATGGACTCGTGCGGGCGCTGGACGGGCTTCAGCAGGAAATCGGCGCGCTGGTGCAGGCGATGCCCGGGCACCGGGCCTTCCTGCAGGCAGAGGCGCAGCGGCTGGCCGATGCAGCGTAA